A genome region from Clostridium sp. JN-9 includes the following:
- a CDS encoding ABC transporter ATP-binding protein — protein sequence MKLLEVNNLKKIYSTRFGGNQVQALSNVTFSVEKGEYVAVMGESGSGKTTLLNILASLDKPTSGEVLLQGKNIVAMKESEIVAFRRDNLGFVFQDFNLLDTFSLKDNIFLPLVLSRKPYEEMEKRLMPIAEKLGIKDILEKFPYEVSGGQKQRAAVARALITAPQLILADEPTGALDSKSTDQLLKLFSQINSEGQTIVMVTHSTKAASHAGRVLFIKDGEVFHQLYKGSMSNEEMFEKISNTLTVITTGGGINE from the coding sequence ATGAAGTTATTAGAAGTAAATAATCTAAAAAAAATATATTCTACAAGATTTGGAGGAAATCAGGTTCAGGCACTAAGCAATGTAACATTTTCAGTAGAAAAGGGTGAATATGTTGCAGTTATGGGGGAATCCGGCTCAGGGAAAACCACACTGCTTAATATACTGGCATCTCTTGACAAGCCTACCAGCGGTGAAGTTTTACTTCAGGGTAAGAATATTGTGGCAATGAAAGAAAGTGAAATAGTTGCATTTCGAAGGGACAACCTAGGGTTTGTATTCCAGGACTTCAATCTTCTTGATACATTTTCTTTAAAAGATAATATATTTTTACCCCTTGTTTTATCCAGAAAACCCTATGAGGAAATGGAAAAAAGATTAATGCCCATAGCTGAGAAATTAGGTATAAAAGATATATTAGAGAAGTTTCCATATGAAGTATCTGGAGGGCAAAAGCAAAGGGCAGCAGTTGCCAGAGCTTTGATTACAGCACCACAGCTTATTTTGGCAGATGAGCCAACAGGTGCACTTGATTCAAAATCTACAGATCAGCTGCTAAAGTTATTTTCTCAAATTAATAGTGAAGGTCAGACTATAGTTATGGTTACCCATAGTACTAAGGCAGCCAGCCATGCTGGAAGAGTGCTTTTTATTAAGGATGGGGAAGTATTTCACCAGCTTTATAAAGGTTCAATGTCTAATGAAGAGATGTTCGAAAAAATCTCCAATACTCTTACAGTTATTACCACTGGGGGTGGCATAAATGAGTAA
- a CDS encoding ABC transporter permease, with translation MLSKSTLKTFKNKIVQLSAIGIIIFLSSFIFTTMFYAISSLEGPAEKFFINNHQEDFSVDMINGLTQKELEYAISNYHIKPGIYTLTNIKKENKDLFYAISHNREKLFKEKYKGYNLELREYKDISINNSNHKIKIIKESKNINIPMIEEGEKPSTNNEMAITKIYAKKNNIKLNDELKIKGKSYKVVGYVLFPDYNLPMFSSTFIIDNGMQTIGLVTDEEYENIKGEEGFHFAGKSKGKFDEKSFEKTVINDIKNQKDLDYITNITSTKNQIRSGAVYEEIRGGKAMSLGLSFMISSIAIMIVAIIIYKLIRSESGQIGVLKALGYSNTEIAVPYLTLILAISLPMLIAGYAAGKFSSVYVRDLYLEFYLLPSTNIETNLMVFLTAILLPLIFFIGLSMLIVRKMLSKKAVDLLRAGEKEKVSKLNKFASKMMKNAKAVTKFKYTFILNDTGKFFVFFIGIAFVSILIMFTLMTNGLFNRMITDYYNNVNYKYEASVDITKPIPTLKNGEEKFLLYPNGKYKDDTITLKGIEYNNKLHKLYNDKNKDITAKLKEGVIINKSFNMKYNKKIGDNIEVKIGDKEYNLTIAGICEEYSDYKIYMNLNELSKMVTSNKSDEFFNGVYSKENLDEDKYLTVTNKSDILKQAQLMQNFTKYSIYILVIVAMVIAIIVLYILTTITVEEKYYDVSLLKVMGYSDREVNSMILNSYFLYSILSFLVSVPIAVGIMNTLEKYLIEHFNMVLPLKFEIWQVFAGIAIVAVIFFIGTLNAKRKISRVPLQEILKQYRE, from the coding sequence ATGTTATCAAAAAGTACATTAAAAACATTTAAAAATAAAATAGTCCAGCTATCTGCCATTGGAATTATAATTTTTTTAAGTTCCTTTATATTTACCACAATGTTTTATGCTATAAGTTCTTTAGAAGGACCTGCAGAGAAATTTTTTATTAACAACCATCAAGAAGACTTTTCTGTAGATATGATAAATGGATTAACACAAAAGGAACTTGAATATGCCATTTCAAATTATCATATAAAACCAGGAATTTATACTTTAACTAATATTAAAAAAGAGAATAAGGATTTATTTTATGCAATTTCACATAACAGAGAAAAATTGTTTAAAGAAAAATATAAGGGTTACAACCTTGAATTAAGGGAATATAAAGATATAAGTATAAATAATAGTAATCATAAAATAAAGATTATAAAAGAATCTAAAAATATAAACATACCTATGATTGAGGAAGGTGAAAAACCTTCAACAAATAATGAAATGGCAATAACAAAAATATATGCAAAAAAGAACAATATAAAACTAAATGATGAATTAAAAATAAAAGGAAAATCTTATAAAGTAGTTGGATATGTATTGTTTCCAGATTACAATCTGCCTATGTTTAGCTCAACCTTCATAATTGATAATGGTATGCAGACCATAGGATTAGTTACAGATGAAGAATATGAGAATATAAAGGGTGAAGAAGGATTCCATTTTGCTGGTAAATCTAAAGGAAAGTTTGATGAAAAAAGTTTTGAAAAAACTGTAATAAATGATATTAAAAATCAAAAGGATTTAGATTATATAACTAATATAACCAGTACTAAAAATCAAATAAGAAGCGGGGCTGTATATGAAGAAATAAGAGGGGGAAAGGCTATGAGCCTAGGCCTTAGCTTTATGATTTCATCTATAGCAATTATGATAGTTGCAATAATAATATACAAACTTATAAGAAGCGAAAGCGGCCAGATAGGCGTATTAAAAGCTTTGGGTTATTCAAATACTGAAATAGCTGTTCCATATTTAACCCTTATACTGGCAATATCACTTCCAATGCTTATTGCTGGATATGCAGCAGGAAAATTTTCATCAGTATATGTGAGAGATTTATATTTAGAGTTTTATCTTTTACCATCAACAAATATAGAGACTAATTTAATGGTATTTTTAACAGCTATATTGCTGCCATTAATATTTTTTATTGGACTGTCAATGCTGATAGTTAGAAAGATGTTATCAAAAAAGGCTGTAGATTTACTGCGGGCAGGAGAAAAGGAAAAAGTAAGTAAACTAAATAAATTTGCTTCAAAGATGATGAAAAATGCAAAAGCTGTAACTAAATTTAAATACACTTTTATACTTAACGATACAGGAAAGTTTTTTGTATTTTTTATTGGTATTGCTTTTGTTTCCATACTAATAATGTTTACACTTATGACAAATGGCTTATTTAACAGGATGATAACTGATTATTATAATAATGTAAACTACAAATATGAAGCTTCTGTGGATATAACCAAGCCCATTCCAACTTTAAAAAATGGAGAAGAAAAGTTTTTATTATATCCTAATGGAAAATATAAGGATGACACCATAACATTAAAAGGCATTGAATATAATAACAAACTTCATAAACTTTATAATGATAAAAATAAAGATATTACAGCAAAGCTAAAAGAAGGAGTTATTATAAACAAAAGCTTTAATATGAAGTATAATAAGAAAATTGGAGACAATATAGAAGTAAAAATAGGCGATAAAGAATATAATCTGACTATTGCAGGTATATGTGAGGAATATAGTGATTATAAAATATATATGAATTTAAATGAACTAAGCAAAATGGTAACATCTAATAAATCAGATGAGTTTTTTAATGGGGTCTATTCTAAGGAGAATTTAGATGAAGATAAGTATTTAACTGTAACTAATAAATCAGATATTTTAAAGCAGGCACAGCTTATGCAGAACTTTACAAAGTATTCTATATATATATTAGTAATAGTGGCAATGGTTATAGCTATAATAGTTCTCTATATTCTCACCACTATAACAGTAGAAGAAAAATACTATGACGTATCCCTGCTTAAGGTAATGGGGTACAGTGACAGAGAAGTTAACTCTATGATACTAAATAGTTATTTTCTATATTCTATATTATCATTTTTAGTAAGTGTTCCTATAGCTGTAGGCATAATGAATACCTTGGAGAAATATCTAATAGAGCATTTTAATATGGTTCTGCCTCTTAAGTTTGAGATATGGCAGGTATTTGCCGGGATTGCAATTGTAGCAGTTATATTCTTTATAGGAACATTAAATGCTAAAAGAAAAATAAGCCGGGTACCGCTTCAGGAAATATTAAAACAATATAGAGAGTAG
- a CDS encoding sensor histidine kinase, with protein MKEKSFLRIVLWYIKDHKKTIIMDGVFIFIFLMIFSLYSLPLESIVYAFLLSGCVGTVLISYDFIKYYKKHKELCLFRKQISAGIDKMQSADSLIEADYQIILKALYEQSTELISNIDIKHTEMIDYYTLWAHQIKTPIAAMRLLLQTNHSEHNKELLTQTFKIEEYVEMALGYLKIDGASSDLLFQNYSLLDIVRQSIRKYAYIFIKKNIVLQLKETDCTVLTDEKWMVFVIEQILSNALKYTSSGKISIYMEDTEEKILVIKDTGIGISEEDLPRVFEKGFTGYNGRMDKKATGIGLYLCKKILDKLSHKITIESSINVGTTVKIHFSSINTIIE; from the coding sequence ATGAAAGAAAAATCTTTTTTACGGATTGTATTATGGTATATTAAAGATCACAAGAAAACTATAATAATGGATGGTGTTTTCATTTTTATATTTCTTATGATTTTTTCTTTGTATTCTTTACCCCTTGAATCAATAGTATATGCATTTTTATTATCAGGATGTGTTGGAACTGTGCTCATATCTTATGATTTTATTAAGTACTATAAAAAGCATAAAGAGTTATGCCTTTTTAGGAAGCAGATCAGCGCTGGCATAGATAAAATGCAATCAGCTGACAGTTTGATTGAGGCTGACTATCAGATTATTTTAAAGGCGCTTTATGAGCAAAGTACGGAACTTATTTCAAATATAGATATTAAGCACACAGAAATGATAGATTATTATACACTTTGGGCACATCAAATTAAAACTCCAATTGCTGCAATGAGATTACTTCTGCAGACAAATCATAGTGAGCACAATAAGGAGTTATTAACACAAACCTTTAAAATAGAGGAATATGTTGAAATGGCGCTGGGCTATTTAAAAATAGATGGTGCATCATCAGATTTACTTTTCCAAAATTACAGCTTATTAGATATAGTAAGGCAGAGCATTAGAAAATATGCTTACATATTTATTAAAAAAAATATAGTGCTTCAGCTTAAAGAAACGGATTGTACTGTATTAACAGATGAAAAATGGATGGTATTTGTCATCGAACAGATATTATCTAATGCTCTAAAGTATACAAGCAGTGGTAAAATATCAATATATATGGAGGATACTGAAGAAAAGATACTGGTAATTAAGGATACAGGAATAGGAATTTCAGAAGAGGATTTGCCAAGAGTATTTGAAAAAGGTTTTACAGGATATAACGGAAGAATGGATAAAAAGGCAACTGGAATTGGTCTTTATCTTTGTAAAAAGATATTAGACAAGCTTTCTCATAAAATAACCATTGAGTCCAGTATTAATGTTGGCACAACAGTAAAAATTCACTTTTCTTCTATAAATACTATAATTGAATAA
- a CDS encoding putative holin-like toxin, translating into MSNDILMLLFQAGLFLLALLTFIVLLIDKMHKK; encoded by the coding sequence ATGAGTAACGATATTTTGATGTTACTATTTCAGGCAGGATTATTTTTATTAGCACTACTAACATTTATAGTGTTACTTATTGATAAAATGCACAAAAAATAG
- a CDS encoding ABC transporter ATP-binding protein, with the protein MSIILKNVNKIYKTGDIETYALKNISLEIKQGEFLVILGPSGSGKSTLLNVISGLDNPTSGEISYNDEIISNYDSKKLTKFRRDNLGFTFQQYNLLQNLTVRENIEIGAAIGKNPFSIDEIIQKVGIESEKDKYPYQLSGGQQQRVSIARSIAKNPNILFCDEPTGALDEATGKQVLDVLQKMNKEFKTTTVVITHNPNIALMADRVMKMNSGRIEEIVKNEFKKNAFEINWG; encoded by the coding sequence TTGTCTATAATACTTAAAAACGTAAATAAAATATATAAAACAGGGGACATAGAAACTTATGCGCTAAAAAATATATCACTGGAAATAAAACAAGGTGAATTCTTAGTTATACTAGGACCCAGCGGAAGCGGTAAAAGTACCCTTTTAAATGTAATAAGCGGACTTGATAATCCTACATCAGGAGAAATCAGCTATAATGATGAGATAATAAGCAACTATGATTCGAAAAAATTAACTAAATTCAGAAGAGATAATTTAGGATTTACCTTTCAGCAATATAATCTGCTTCAGAATTTAACTGTAAGAGAAAATATTGAGATAGGTGCGGCCATAGGAAAAAATCCATTTAGCATAGATGAAATAATACAAAAGGTAGGTATAGAATCTGAAAAAGATAAGTATCCATATCAATTATCTGGAGGACAGCAGCAAAGAGTATCTATTGCAAGGAGTATTGCCAAAAATCCTAATATATTGTTTTGTGATGAACCAACAGGGGCGTTAGATGAAGCAACTGGCAAACAAGTATTAGATGTGCTCCAAAAAATGAATAAGGAATTTAAAACTACCACAGTAGTTATAACCCACAATCCTAATATTGCTCTTATGGCAGATAGAGTAATGAAAATGAACTCAGGCAGAATAGAAGAAATAGTAAAAAATGAGTTCAAGAAAAATGCATTTGAGATAAATTGGGGTTAG
- a CDS encoding ferritin-like domain-containing protein, whose amino-acid sequence MDKFQDIEEKIDKFSETLPCQSAMPFPPIKVESKNPYYATLLLNAFASSADSEIQAITQYIYHSKTISNNTISKALMCIALIEMRHLDALSELITMLGGKPFYENSNKNFWMTGNIAYIDKNIIYEKEHSYAEGDKENSRDKLEADIDGERNAINGYNRLLKTIQDKYIEKIIIKIISDEQTHIKIFKNLIEKYL is encoded by the coding sequence ATGGATAAATTCCAAGATATCGAAGAAAAAATCGATAAATTTTCAGAAACATTACCATGCCAATCCGCTATGCCTTTCCCGCCAATAAAAGTTGAAAGTAAAAATCCGTATTATGCAACTTTATTATTAAATGCTTTTGCCAGTAGTGCAGATAGTGAAATACAGGCTATTACTCAATATATATACCACAGTAAAACCATAAGTAATAACACCATATCAAAAGCATTGATGTGTATTGCATTAATCGAAATGCGCCATCTGGATGCTCTTAGTGAATTAATCACAATGCTTGGAGGCAAGCCATTTTACGAAAACTCAAATAAAAACTTTTGGATGACAGGTAACATAGCCTACATTGATAAAAACATCATCTATGAAAAAGAACACTCTTATGCTGAAGGCGATAAAGAAAATTCAAGAGATAAACTGGAAGCAGATATCGATGGCGAGAGAAATGCTATCAATGGCTATAATAGATTATTAAAAACCATCCAGGATAAATATATAGAAAAAATTATAATAAAAATAATATCTGATGAACAAACTCATATTAAGATTTTTAAAAACCTGATTGAAAAATATCTATAA
- a CDS encoding response regulator transcription factor translates to MYKILIVEDDMVIAESMKKSLCQWNYETEYIKDFKDVTAQFIKFDPHLVLLDISLPFFNGYHWCSEIRKISSVPIIFISSMSDNMNVIMAVNMGGDDFIAKPFDLNILVAKVQALLRRTYSFGGKMDIIEHKGIVLNLSSAVLEYENKKIELSKNEFKILQILFENIGKAISRDDIMTRLWESDSYIDDNTLTVNVTRLRKKLADEGIYDLVKTKKGIGYMVE, encoded by the coding sequence ATGTATAAAATTCTCATTGTTGAAGATGATATGGTAATTGCAGAATCAATGAAAAAAAGTTTATGCCAGTGGAATTATGAAACTGAATATATAAAGGATTTCAAGGACGTTACAGCACAATTTATTAAGTTTGACCCACACCTTGTACTTTTGGATATATCTTTACCATTTTTCAATGGTTATCATTGGTGCAGCGAGATTAGAAAAATATCAAGTGTACCTATAATTTTTATTTCCTCTATGTCTGATAATATGAATGTTATTATGGCAGTAAATATGGGTGGAGATGACTTTATTGCAAAGCCTTTCGATTTAAATATTCTTGTGGCAAAGGTTCAGGCCCTTCTGAGAAGAACTTATTCTTTTGGAGGGAAAATGGATATAATAGAGCATAAGGGTATAGTTTTAAACCTTAGCAGTGCAGTGCTGGAATATGAAAATAAAAAAATTGAGCTTTCCAAAAATGAATTTAAGATTCTTCAGATTTTATTTGAGAACATTGGCAAAGCCATATCACGAGATGATATTATGACCAGGCTTTGGGAAAGTGACAGCTATATAGATGATAACACTTTAACTGTTAATGTTACCCGCCTTAGAAAAAAACTTGCAGATGAAGGCATTTATGATTTGGTTAAAACAAAAAAGGGCATAGGGTATATGGTGGAATAA
- a CDS encoding DegV family protein translates to MTKIIVDSTCDLPEEILDKYNIEFLPLRILIKGVEYLDKKTIKIEQVYSAMKEGIVPRTSQPRPADIYNLFTEYCNKGMDFIYLSFSSALSGTYEVANGIAIEFKKKFKKVKIAVIDSKAGSTATGLIALQAAKLAEAGYDFNIITNEISELVKHVEHIFTIPNLNWLIKGGRISKTKGLIGSILDIKPILDVKDGEMEVIQKIRGRKKALNTVVDILEKRIEKFPDQVIGISHADDIETANELMEIINKRMGKHNFIVNKIGSVLGSHIGIGGVGVFFFNDKNKLYID, encoded by the coding sequence ATGACAAAAATAATAGTTGATAGTACTTGTGATTTACCCGAAGAAATTTTGGATAAGTACAACATAGAATTCTTACCGCTAAGAATTTTAATTAAAGGTGTAGAATATCTAGATAAAAAGACAATAAAAATAGAACAGGTTTACTCTGCAATGAAAGAAGGTATTGTACCAAGAACATCTCAACCAAGACCTGCTGATATATATAATTTATTTACTGAATATTGTAACAAGGGAATGGATTTTATATATCTTTCTTTCTCATCAGCTTTATCTGGTACATATGAAGTTGCTAATGGTATTGCCATAGAATTTAAGAAAAAATTTAAAAAAGTAAAGATTGCAGTAATTGATTCAAAAGCCGGATCAACAGCCACTGGTTTAATAGCCCTGCAGGCTGCAAAACTAGCTGAGGCTGGCTATGACTTTAATATTATAACTAATGAAATATCAGAACTAGTTAAGCATGTAGAACATATATTTACTATTCCAAATTTAAACTGGCTTATTAAAGGTGGACGAATAAGTAAAACTAAAGGGCTTATAGGCAGTATTCTTGATATTAAGCCAATTTTAGATGTTAAGGATGGAGAAATGGAAGTCATTCAAAAAATCAGAGGCAGGAAAAAGGCTCTTAATACAGTTGTTGATATTTTAGAAAAAAGAATTGAAAAGTTTCCTGATCAGGTTATTGGAATCAGCCATGCAGATGATATTGAAACTGCAAATGAACTTATGGAAATCATAAATAAGCGAATGGGAAAACATAATTTTATTGTTAATAAAATTGGGAGTGTATTAGGGAGCCATATAGGAATTGGCGGTGTAGGCGTGTTCTTCTTTAATGATAAAAACAAGCTATACATTGATTAA
- a CDS encoding GNAT family N-acetyltransferase, which translates to MKFRKSVKTDINNIMNIISQAQDYFKEHGINQWQDNYPNSEIISNDIDNNYSYVLLNEDNIVATAAVSFDGEKTYDFIYEGQWISNNEYAVIHRIAVDNNFKGMGLSTQIIKNVQELCLEKGVYSIKVDTHKENLSMQRMLNKNKFQYCGIIYLEDGSKRIAFEKTLPMKSQL; encoded by the coding sequence GTGAAATTTAGAAAATCAGTTAAAACAGATATTAACAACATAATGAATATTATCAGCCAGGCACAAGATTACTTTAAAGAACATGGAATTAATCAATGGCAGGATAATTACCCTAATTCTGAAATAATAAGTAATGATATTGATAATAATTATAGTTATGTATTGTTAAATGAAGATAATATTGTTGCTACCGCAGCAGTTTCCTTTGATGGAGAAAAAACATATGATTTTATTTATGAAGGGCAATGGATTAGTAATAATGAATATGCAGTTATTCATAGAATTGCCGTTGACAATAATTTTAAGGGAATGGGATTATCCACGCAGATTATCAAAAATGTACAGGAGCTTTGTTTGGAAAAAGGTGTGTACAGCATCAAAGTTGATACCCATAAAGAAAATCTATCTATGCAAAGAATGCTTAATAAAAACAAATTTCAGTATTGCGGAATAATTTATTTAGAAGATGGGAGTAAAAGAATAGCTTTTGAAAAAACTCTTCCAATGAAAAGCCAATTATGA
- a CDS encoding ABC transporter permease, with protein MSKLFYPRLAVINIKNNSKTYFPFIITCICTIAMFYIMHALSINKGLDGMSGSAALKSILSLGTVVIGVFSAIFLFYTNSFLIKRRKKEIGLYNVLGLEKKHIAKVLLFECIFTSAISLSAGLIAGIILNKLMFLLLLKILNFKVAFGFYVSMPSVIKTLILFTGIFFLTLLSDLFQITMSNPIELLKGTQNGEKEPKTKWFITLIGVIALGTGYGIALNVKAPLSALRLFFGAVILVMVGTYALFTSGSIVILKALRKNKKFYYKTGNFISVSGMMYRMKQNAVGLANICILSTAVLVMVSTTVALYVGMEDVIKTRFPRNIIMSAPKITENQWQKLDEILQAESKNSSIGIKNKISYWSNSFPVTKKDGRFSITNNTDMSSNVNMITLIPISDYNRLEGKNITLAGDEVLLYSKVKNLNKNSITIDNKTYRIKQVLDKPVAGMESQMDDIVDNYVIFTNDINAVGKNGVKEYLVGVDVQGSDKDILSLTNKLNDKFKENSINVNIDSSAGSKQDFFMLYGGLFFIGIFLGALFLMATVLIIYYKQISEGYDDKERFEIMQKVGMSRGEIKKTIRSQVLMVFFLPLAAAVIHIAFAFPMITKLLAILNLKNVSLFMQSTVITILVFAVIYAIVFSITARAYYKIVE; from the coding sequence ATGAGTAAGCTGTTTTACCCAAGGCTAGCTGTAATAAATATAAAGAACAACAGTAAGACATACTTTCCATTTATCATTACATGTATATGTACCATAGCAATGTTTTATATTATGCATGCCCTTTCGATAAATAAGGGGTTAGATGGTATGAGCGGATCTGCAGCCCTGAAAAGTATACTTTCTTTGGGAACAGTAGTAATTGGAGTTTTTTCGGCTATATTTCTTTTCTACACAAATAGCTTTTTGATAAAAAGGCGTAAAAAAGAAATTGGACTATATAATGTACTGGGCCTTGAGAAAAAACATATTGCTAAGGTGCTTCTTTTTGAATGCATTTTCACTTCAGCTATCAGTTTATCAGCTGGACTTATTGCTGGAATCATTCTTAATAAACTTATGTTTCTTCTGCTTTTAAAGATTCTTAATTTTAAAGTGGCCTTTGGCTTTTATGTTTCAATGCCGTCTGTAATAAAAACTTTAATTCTTTTTACAGGTATTTTTTTCTTAACTCTGCTGTCAGATTTATTCCAAATTACAATGTCAAATCCTATAGAACTTTTAAAAGGTACACAGAATGGAGAAAAAGAGCCAAAAACCAAATGGTTTATTACACTTATTGGAGTTATAGCACTAGGTACTGGATATGGAATTGCACTAAATGTTAAAGCACCGCTTTCTGCTTTAAGGTTGTTCTTTGGTGCAGTTATTCTGGTTATGGTGGGCACATATGCCCTTTTTACATCGGGAAGTATTGTAATATTAAAGGCTTTAAGAAAAAATAAAAAATTTTACTATAAAACAGGTAATTTCATTTCAGTTTCAGGTATGATGTACAGAATGAAGCAGAATGCAGTAGGACTTGCGAATATCTGCATATTAAGTACTGCAGTACTTGTGATGGTTTCCACTACTGTTGCTTTATATGTAGGAATGGAAGATGTTATAAAAACCAGATTCCCAAGAAATATAATAATGAGTGCACCAAAAATTACAGAAAATCAATGGCAAAAGTTAGATGAGATTTTACAGGCTGAGTCAAAAAACAGCAGCATAGGTATAAAGAATAAGATTAGCTATTGGAGTAATAGTTTTCCTGTTACTAAAAAAGATGGTAGGTTTTCAATAACCAATAATACGGATATGAGTTCAAATGTTAATATGATTACCCTAATTCCTATTTCTGATTACAACAGATTGGAAGGAAAGAACATTACCCTTGCCGGCGATGAAGTACTCTTATACTCTAAGGTTAAGAATCTAAATAAAAATAGTATTACCATTGATAACAAAACTTATAGAATTAAACAAGTATTAGATAAACCTGTGGCAGGAATGGAAAGTCAGATGGATGATATAGTGGATAATTATGTAATCTTCACAAATGATATAAATGCTGTAGGGAAAAATGGAGTTAAAGAATATTTAGTTGGAGTTGATGTTCAAGGCAGTGACAAGGATATATTATCATTAACTAATAAGCTGAATGATAAATTTAAGGAAAACAGCATTAATGTGAATATTGACAGCTCTGCAGGAAGTAAACAGGACTTTTTTATGCTGTATGGCGGATTGTTTTTTATAGGAATCTTTTTAGGAGCATTATTTTTAATGGCAACAGTGCTTATAATTTACTACAAACAAATATCTGAAGGATACGATGATAAAGAACGTTTTGAGATTATGCAAAAGGTAGGCATGAGCAGAGGAGAAATAAAGAAAACTATCAGAAGCCAGGTACTAATGGTATTTTTCCTGCCTCTGGCTGCTGCAGTAATCCATATTGCCTTTGCATTCCCAATGATTACAAAGCTTCTTGCCATACTTAATTTGAAAAATGTATCTTTATTTATGCAGTCCACTGTAATTACAATACTTGTTTTTGCAGTAATTTATGCAATTGTATTTTCCATCACTGCAAGGGCATATTATAAAATTGTTGAATAA